One window from the genome of Glycine soja cultivar W05 chromosome 12, ASM419377v2, whole genome shotgun sequence encodes:
- the LOC114379134 gene encoding scarecrow-like protein 14 isoform X1 — protein MEANFPRRAHQFGEEEESILYVSDSLGFAATDPSLRDPSLEDNDFSETAKFINQILMEDNVEQMPFYDSINLQVTEKSFYNALTGNIPLSPNQHPLVLSPQAETTPTTSNSSNNSNHNFLDENSRELNPSPDSVSVLAFQFNPNSLSQPPSVTVNHGLSNLDSSTAKLLAHNIFNDADSLSQFRRGLEEATRFLPPGPKLVAGLDSKGEQPINTLGENSYGSKGRKNHEREDTDTREEEERRSNKQSALSLVDESDLSDAFDRVVLLSVENVCNEHCSLQSETVKAVEPGGVKGRPKNQATNKETVDLRNLLMMCSQSVYANDKRAANELLEQIRQHSSPSGDALQRLAHYFANGLEARLVGEGMFSFLKSKRSTAAEFLKAHQDFLSVSPFKKFTYFFANKMIMKAAVKAETVHIIDFGIQYGFQWPMLIKFLSNREGGPPKLRITGIDFPQPGFRPTEKIEETGCRLANYSKRYSIPFEYNAIASRNWETIQVEALNIETNELVAVNSLMKFENLMDETIEVDSPRNAVLHLIRKINPHIFTQCIVNGTYNAPFFTTRFREALFHFSTIYDLCDTVIPRENEWRMLIEREVIGREAMNVIACEGSERVERPETYKQWQARNMKAGFKQLPLNEELLAKFRNELRKSYHRDFVLDEDKNWMLQGWKGRILYASTCWVPAYQDANELASELIVD, from the coding sequence ATGGAGGCCAACTTTCCCAGAAGAGCTCACCAGTTTGGTGAAGAAGAGGAGAGCATATTGTATGTCTCTGATTCTCTTGGTTTTGCAGCGACGGACCCGTCGTTAAGGGACCCTTCACTGGAAGACAATGACTTCTCAGAAACTGCAAAGTTCATAAACCAAATCCTCATGGAAGACAACGTTGAACAGATGCCATTCTATGATTCAATCAACTTGCAAGTTACAGAGAAATCCTTCTACAACGCTCTCACTGGCAACATACCTCTTTCCCCCAATCAACATCCCCTTGTTCTCAGTCCCCAAGCTGAAACCACTCCCACCACCagcaacagcagcaacaacagcaacCACAACTTTTTAGATGAAAATTCTCGTGAGTTGAATCCTTCTCCAGATTCTGTTTCTGTTTTGGCTTTTCAGTTTAACCCCAACTCCCTTTCTCAACCACCTTCAGTTACTGTTAATCATGGCCTCTCAAATTTGGATTCTTCCACTGCCAAACTCTTGGCACACAATATTTTCAACGATGCCGATTCCCTTTCCCAGTTTAGGAGAGGCTTGGAGGAAGCTACCAGGTTTCTTCCTCCTGGCCCTAAGCTTGTAGCTGGTCTAGATTCAAAGGGAGAGCAACCAATCAATACATTGGGAGAGAATTCCTATGGGTCGAAGGGTAGGAAGAATCACGAGCGCGAAGATACAGACaccagagaagaagaagaaaggagaagtAACAAGCAATCAGCACTTAGCCTTGTTGATGAGAGTGACTTGTCAGATGCTTTTGATCGAGTTGTGCTGCTTAGTGTGGAAAATGTTTGTAATGAACACTGTAGTTTGCAGAGTGAAACAGTGAAAGCTGTAGAGCCAGGTGGAGTGAAGGGTCGTCCTAAGAATCAAGCGACAAACAAGGAAACAGTAGATTTGAGGAATCTTCTGATGATGTGTTCACAATCTGTGTATGCCAATGACAAAAGAGCTGCCAATGAATTGCTAGAGCAGATTAGGCAGCACTCTTCTCCCTCTGGGGATGCATTACAGAGGTTGGCTCATTACTTCGCCAATGGCCTCGAAGCACGCTTGGTTGGGGAGGGAATGTTTTCTTTTCTGAAGTCTAAGAGGAGCACTGCTGCTGAGTTTCTGAAGGCACACCAAGATTTTCTATCAGTCAGCCCTTTCAAGAAGTTTACATATTTCTTTGCAAATAAAATGATTATGAAAGCAGCTGTCAAGGCAGAAACCGTCCATATTATTGATTTTGGTATCCAATATGGTTTTCAATGGCCAATGCTTATTAAGTTTTTATCAAATAGAGAGGGTGGACCTCCCAAGCTGAGGATCACAGGGATAGATTTTCCCCAACCTGGTTTTCGCCCCACAGAAAAAATTGAGGAGACAGGTTGCCGTCTTGCTAACTATTCTAAGCGTTACAGCATTCCCTTTGAGTACAATGCCATAGCATCAAGGAACTGGGAAACCATTCAGGTTGAAGCCCTTAATATTGAGACCAACGAGCTAGTTGCTGTGAACTCTCTGATGAAGTTTGAGAATTTAATGGATGAGACTATTGAAGTGGACAGTCCTAGAAATGCTGTCCTACACTTGATCAGGAAGATAAATCCACATATTTTTACTCAGTGCATTGTTAATGGAACATATAATGCCCCTTTCTTTACCACGCGGTTTAGGGAGGCACTCTTCCATTTCTCTACTATTTATGATCTGTGTGACACTGTCATACCTCGTGAAAACGAATGGAGGATGTTGATTGAGAGAGAGGTTATAGGCCGGGAGGCTATGAATGTTATAGCATGCGAAGGTTCTGAGAGGGTTGAGAGGCCCGAGACATACAAACAGTGGCAGGCTAGGAATATGAAGGCTGGTTTCAAGCAGCTACCACTGAATGAGGAATTATTGGCCAAATTTAGGAATGAGTTAAGGAAATCGTACCACAGAGATTTTGTCTTAGATGAAGATAAGAACTGGATGCTTCAAGGTTGGAAGGGCCGCATTTTGTATGCTTCCACTTGTTGGGTGCCAGCATATCAAGATGCTAATGAACTCGCTTCAGAGCTCATAGTAGACTAA
- the LOC114379134 gene encoding scarecrow-like protein 14 isoform X2: MEANFPRRAHQFGEEEESILYVSDSLGFAATDPSLRDPSLEDNDFSETAKFINQILMEDNVEQMPFYDSINLQVTEKSFYNALTGNIPLSPNQHPLVLSPQAETTPTTSNSSNNSNHNFLDENSLTVNHGLSNLDSSTAKLLAHNIFNDADSLSQFRRGLEEATRFLPPGPKLVAGLDSKGEQPINTLGENSYGSKGRKNHEREDTDTREEEERRSNKQSALSLVDESDLSDAFDRVVLLSVENVCNEHCSLQSETVKAVEPGGVKGRPKNQATNKETVDLRNLLMMCSQSVYANDKRAANELLEQIRQHSSPSGDALQRLAHYFANGLEARLVGEGMFSFLKSKRSTAAEFLKAHQDFLSVSPFKKFTYFFANKMIMKAAVKAETVHIIDFGIQYGFQWPMLIKFLSNREGGPPKLRITGIDFPQPGFRPTEKIEETGCRLANYSKRYSIPFEYNAIASRNWETIQVEALNIETNELVAVNSLMKFENLMDETIEVDSPRNAVLHLIRKINPHIFTQCIVNGTYNAPFFTTRFREALFHFSTIYDLCDTVIPRENEWRMLIEREVIGREAMNVIACEGSERVERPETYKQWQARNMKAGFKQLPLNEELLAKFRNELRKSYHRDFVLDEDKNWMLQGWKGRILYASTCWVPAYQDANELASELIVD; this comes from the exons ATGGAGGCCAACTTTCCCAGAAGAGCTCACCAGTTTGGTGAAGAAGAGGAGAGCATATTGTATGTCTCTGATTCTCTTGGTTTTGCAGCGACGGACCCGTCGTTAAGGGACCCTTCACTGGAAGACAATGACTTCTCAGAAACTGCAAAGTTCATAAACCAAATCCTCATGGAAGACAACGTTGAACAGATGCCATTCTATGATTCAATCAACTTGCAAGTTACAGAGAAATCCTTCTACAACGCTCTCACTGGCAACATACCTCTTTCCCCCAATCAACATCCCCTTGTTCTCAGTCCCCAAGCTGAAACCACTCCCACCACCagcaacagcagcaacaacagcaacCACAACTTTTTAGATGAAAATTCTC TTACTGTTAATCATGGCCTCTCAAATTTGGATTCTTCCACTGCCAAACTCTTGGCACACAATATTTTCAACGATGCCGATTCCCTTTCCCAGTTTAGGAGAGGCTTGGAGGAAGCTACCAGGTTTCTTCCTCCTGGCCCTAAGCTTGTAGCTGGTCTAGATTCAAAGGGAGAGCAACCAATCAATACATTGGGAGAGAATTCCTATGGGTCGAAGGGTAGGAAGAATCACGAGCGCGAAGATACAGACaccagagaagaagaagaaaggagaagtAACAAGCAATCAGCACTTAGCCTTGTTGATGAGAGTGACTTGTCAGATGCTTTTGATCGAGTTGTGCTGCTTAGTGTGGAAAATGTTTGTAATGAACACTGTAGTTTGCAGAGTGAAACAGTGAAAGCTGTAGAGCCAGGTGGAGTGAAGGGTCGTCCTAAGAATCAAGCGACAAACAAGGAAACAGTAGATTTGAGGAATCTTCTGATGATGTGTTCACAATCTGTGTATGCCAATGACAAAAGAGCTGCCAATGAATTGCTAGAGCAGATTAGGCAGCACTCTTCTCCCTCTGGGGATGCATTACAGAGGTTGGCTCATTACTTCGCCAATGGCCTCGAAGCACGCTTGGTTGGGGAGGGAATGTTTTCTTTTCTGAAGTCTAAGAGGAGCACTGCTGCTGAGTTTCTGAAGGCACACCAAGATTTTCTATCAGTCAGCCCTTTCAAGAAGTTTACATATTTCTTTGCAAATAAAATGATTATGAAAGCAGCTGTCAAGGCAGAAACCGTCCATATTATTGATTTTGGTATCCAATATGGTTTTCAATGGCCAATGCTTATTAAGTTTTTATCAAATAGAGAGGGTGGACCTCCCAAGCTGAGGATCACAGGGATAGATTTTCCCCAACCTGGTTTTCGCCCCACAGAAAAAATTGAGGAGACAGGTTGCCGTCTTGCTAACTATTCTAAGCGTTACAGCATTCCCTTTGAGTACAATGCCATAGCATCAAGGAACTGGGAAACCATTCAGGTTGAAGCCCTTAATATTGAGACCAACGAGCTAGTTGCTGTGAACTCTCTGATGAAGTTTGAGAATTTAATGGATGAGACTATTGAAGTGGACAGTCCTAGAAATGCTGTCCTACACTTGATCAGGAAGATAAATCCACATATTTTTACTCAGTGCATTGTTAATGGAACATATAATGCCCCTTTCTTTACCACGCGGTTTAGGGAGGCACTCTTCCATTTCTCTACTATTTATGATCTGTGTGACACTGTCATACCTCGTGAAAACGAATGGAGGATGTTGATTGAGAGAGAGGTTATAGGCCGGGAGGCTATGAATGTTATAGCATGCGAAGGTTCTGAGAGGGTTGAGAGGCCCGAGACATACAAACAGTGGCAGGCTAGGAATATGAAGGCTGGTTTCAAGCAGCTACCACTGAATGAGGAATTATTGGCCAAATTTAGGAATGAGTTAAGGAAATCGTACCACAGAGATTTTGTCTTAGATGAAGATAAGAACTGGATGCTTCAAGGTTGGAAGGGCCGCATTTTGTATGCTTCCACTTGTTGGGTGCCAGCATATCAAGATGCTAATGAACTCGCTTCAGAGCTCATAGTAGACTAA
- the LOC114378036 gene encoding scarecrow-like protein 14: protein MESNFPGAYHLFGEDQGIPYLSDSLGFPTMDPSSPEDNDFSETVKFISQILMEENVDQRPFYDSLTLRVTEKSFYDALTGNQPPFVLCSEAETNTITSNNSGSNFLNENSRELNIPSPLSVSVSAIHFNPNPLSQPLPSVTVSDRVSVLDSSIAKLLAQNISIEVDSVSKFRRGLEEATKFLPPEPKLVTGLDLYREQAINSSGDTSYRLNSRKNHGCEVRDTREEEEEEGGRSNKQSALSLVDETDLSDAFDQVLLHEENLWNEHTCLQSEAEKVEGPNGGKGGSDKKVRKKKKTVDLRNLLLMCSQAVYASDIRAANELLKQIRQHSSPIGDASQRLAHYFANGLEARLVGDGTSTQGMYTFLSSKNITFSELLKAYQVFSSSSPFKKFAYLFENTMIMKAAASAETVHIIDFGILHGFQWPMLIRLLSNREGGPPKLRITGIEFPQPGFRPTEKIEETGRHLANYCKRYNVPFEYNAISSRNWETIQLEALKIASNELVAVYCHQRFENLLDECTIEVNSPRNAVLHLIRKINPDIFTHSITNGSYNAPFFTTRFREALFHYSAISDKNDTVISRENERRLMVERELYGREIMNVIACEGSDRIERPETYKRWQVRNMKAGFKQLPLNEELMAKFRSKLKEYHRDFVLDENNNWMLQGWKGRILFASSCWVPA, encoded by the coding sequence ATGGAGTCAAACTTTCCAGGTGCTTATCACCTGTTTGGTGAAGACCAGGGCATACCGTATCTCTCAGACTCGCTTGGTTTTCCAACCATGGATCCTTCTTCACCGGAAGACAACGATTTCTCAGAAACTGTCAAGTTCATAAGCCAAATCCTCATGGAAGAAAACGTTGACCAGAGGCCATTCTATGACTCACTCACCTTGCGAGTTACGGAGAAATCCTTCTACGATGCTCTCACTGGCAACCAACCCCCTTTTGTTCTTTGCTCCGAAGCTGAAACCAACACCATAACCAGCAACAACAGTGGCagcaattttttaaatgaaaattctcGTGAGTTAAACATCCCTTCCCCACTCTCTGTTTCTGTTTCTGCTATTCACTTTAACCCCAATCCTCTTTCTCAACCACTGCCATCAGTTACAGTTAGTGACCGGGTCTCAGTTTTGGATTCTTCTATTGCCAAACTCTTAGCGCAGAATATTTCCATTGAGGTTGATTCTGTTTCCAAGTTTAGGAGAGGCTTGGAGGAAGCTACCAAGTTTCTTCCTCCGGAGCCTAAACTTGTAACTGGTCTGGATTTATATAGAGAGCAAGCAATCAATTCGTCCGGAGACACTTCGTATAGGTTGAATAGTAGGAAGAATCACGGGTGTGAAGTGAGAGACaccagagaagaagaagaagaagaaggagggaGAAGTAACAAGCAATCAGCACTTTCCCTTGTTGATGAGACTGACCTGTCAGATGCTTTTGATCAGGTGTTGCTTCACGAGGAAAACTTGTGGAATGAACACACTTGTTTGCAGAGTGAAGCAGAGAAGGTTGAGGGACCAAATGGAGGGAAGGGTGGTTCAGACAAAAaagtgaggaagaagaagaaaacagtGGACTTGAGGAATCTTCTGTTGATGTGTTCACAAGCTGTGTATGCCAGTGACATCAGGGCTGCCAATGAATTGCTAAAGCAGATTAGGCAACACTCTTCTCCCATTGGGGATGCATCACAGAGGTTGGCTCATTACTTTGCCAATGGCCTCGAGGCACGCTTGGTTGGGGatggtacaagtacccaaggaaTGTATACTTTTCTGAGCTCTAAGAACATCACTTTTTCTGAGTTACTCAAGGCATACCAGGTTTTCAGTTCCTCCAGCCCTTTCAAGAAGTttgcatatttatttgaaaatacaaTGATTATGAAAGCAGCTGCAAGTGCAGAAACCGTCCATATTATTGATTTTGGCATCCTACACGGTTTCCAGTGGCCAATGCTCATTAGGCTTTTGTCAAATAGGGAGGGTGGACCTCCCAAGCTTAGGATCACAGGGATAGAGTTTCCCCAACCTGGCTTTCGTCCCACAGAAAAAATTGAGGAAACGGGTCGCCACCTGGCTAACTATTGTAAGCGTTACAATGTTCCCTTTGAGTATAATGCCATATCATCAAGGAACTGGGAAACCATTCAGCTTGAAGCCCTCAAAATTGCAAGCAATGAGCTAGTTGCTGTCTACTGTCACCAGAGGTTTGAGAATTTACTGGATGAGTGTACTATTGAAGTGAACAGTCCTAGAAATGCAGTCCTGCATTTGATCAGGAAGATAAATCCGGATATTTTTACTCACTCCATCACTAACGGATCATATAATGCCCCTTTCTTTACCACGCGGTTTagggaggctctctttcattaTTCTGCCATTTCTGATAAGAATGACACTGTCATATCTCGTGAAAACGAAAGGAGGTTGATGGTTGAGAGAGAGCTTTATGGCAGGGAGATTATGAATGTTATAGCATGTGAAGGTTCTGACAGGATTGAGAGGCCTGAGACCTACAAACGGTGGCAGGTTAGGAATATGAAGGCTGGTTTCAAGCAGCTACCACTGAATGAGGAATTAATGGCCAAATTTAGGAGTAAGTTAAAGGAATACCACAGAGATTTTGTCTTAGATGAAAATAACAACTGGATGCTTCAAGGTTGGAAGGGCCGCATTTTGTTTGCTTCCTCTTGTTGGGTGCCGGCATAA
- the LOC114377917 gene encoding scarecrow-like protein 14: protein MDPHIKSNFINGVKPSQVPNTVDAEDHFFDPVNGMMKPFDFRLMDNPFLIPPDPNAAQNPFSLSNDEDSPVDEIDFSATVLRYINQMLMEEDLEAKPCMFHDSLALQAAEKSFYEVIGETYPSSSSSSSIQNYHNVDSPDESSFSGTTTSTGNSFGSQWNNVDLADYKPSILQTTFPTDFVFQASSIQSSMNTTSKFAVTNSEFLASSAAGFLGPGSTNLFSKSESVLQFERGVEEANKFLPKGNPLVIDLENPSFRMVPLQQEEIKAERDIDEISAESRGRKNHEREDEETDLQDGRSNKQSAVYIDDSEISELLDKVLLGTGCRNEPAPSCIGYTDLPSGPSLGKLEETNKSGGGKSRVKKQGNKKGVVDLRTLLILCAQAVSSDDHVSANELLKQIKQHASPLGDGTQRLAHCFANALEARLAGTGTQIYTALSHKRTSAADMVKAYQMYISACPFKKLSMIFANHTILQLAKEVETLHIIDFGIRYGFQWPAFIYRLSKQPGGPPKLRITGIELPQPGFRPAERVQETGLRLARYCDRFNVPFEFNAIAQKWETIKIEDLKIKENELLVANAMFRFQNLLDETVVVNSPRDAVLKLIRKANPAIFLHATVNGSYNAPFFVTRFREALFHYSTLFDVLDTNVAREDPMRLMFEREFFGRQVMNIVACEGSERVERPETYKQWQVRNMRAGFKQLPLDKHLINKLRCKLKGVYHSDFMLLEDGNYMLQGWKGRVVYASSCWVPA, encoded by the coding sequence ATGGATCCTCATATCAAGTCCAATTTCATCAATGGCGTTAAACCCAGCCAAGTGCCCAACACGGTCGATGCAGAGGATCACTTCTTTGACCCTGTTAATGGGATGATGAAACCCTTTGATTTTCGACTCATGGATAACCCATTTCTTATTCCGCCTGATCCAAATGCTGCTCAAAATCCTTTTTCCttgtccaatgatgaagactCTCCAGTGGATGAGATTGATTTTTCTGCCACTGTCCTACGCTACATAAACCAAATGCTTATGGAAGAGGACTTGGAGGCAAAGCCGTGTATGTTCCATGATTCCTTGGCTCTCCAAGCTGCTGAGAAATCATTCTATGAGGTCATTGGTGAGACatacccttcttcttcttcttcttcttccatccaAAACTATCACAACGTGGACAGCCCTGATGAAAGTAGCTTCAGTGGTACAACGACTAGCACCGGTAACTCGTTTGGGTCGCAATGGAATAACGTCGATCTTGCTGACTACAAGCCTTCCATACTGCAAACCACTTTTCCTACTGACTTTGTTTTCCAGGCCAGTTCAATCCAATCTTCAATGAACACCACGAGCAAATTTGCCGTAACCAATAGTGAATTCTTGGCTAGTTCCGCGGCTGGATTTTTGGGTCCAGGTTCAACAAACTTGTTTAGCAAGAGTGAGTCTGTACTGCAATTTGAGAGGGGTGTGGAGGAAGCCAATAAGTTCCTGCCTAAAGGGAATCCTTTggttattgacttggagaaccCATCTTTTAGAATGGTTCCTCTTCAGCAGGAGGAAATTAAGGCGGAGAGGGATATAGATGAAATTTCTGCTGAGTCaagaggaaggaagaatcaCGAGCGGGAAGATGAAGAAACAGATTTACAAGATGGGAGAAGCAACAAGCAGTCAGCTGTGTACATTGATGACAGTGAGATATCAGAATTGCTTGATAAGGTCCTGCTAGGCACGGGGTGCAGAAATGAACCAGCTCCTTCGTGTATTGGTTACACAGACCTTCCCAGTGGACCATCCTTGGGTAAATTAGAAGAAACAAACAAGTCTGGTGGTGGGAAGAGCCGTGTTAAGAAACAAGGCAACAAGAAGGGAGTTGTGGATCTGAGGACATTGTTGATTCTATGCGCACAAGCTGTTTCTTCAGATGATCATGTATCTGCTAATGAGTTATTGAAGCAGATAAAGCAACATGCTTCTCCACTAGGTGATGGAACTCAGAGGCTGGCCCATTGCTTTGCAAATGCCCTTGAAGCACGCTTGGCTGGCACCGgcactcagatttatactgctTTATCTCACAAAAGAACCTCTGCAGCGGACATGGTGAAAGCTTACCAAATGTatatttctgcctgtccattcaAGAAGCTTTCGATGATTTTTGCAAACCATACAATTTTGCAGCTAGCCAAGGAAGTTGAAACTCTTCATATTATAGATTTTGGCATCCGTTATGGCTTCCAGTGGCCAGCTTTTATTTATCGTTTATCAAAACAACCTGGTGGGCCTCCCAAGCTGCGTATTACAGGGATAGAGCTCCCACAACCTGGTTTCAGGCCAGCAGAGAGAGTCCAAGAGACAGGGCTTCGACTTGCAAGGTATTGTGATCGCTTTAATGTTCCATTTGAGTTCAATGCCATTGCACAGAAATGGGAAACCATCAAAATTGAGGACTTGAAGATAAAGGAAAATGAACTTCTTGTTGCGAATGCTATGTTTCGATTTCAAAATCTACTTGATGAGACAGTTGTGGTGAATAGTCCCCGAGATGCTGTTTTAAAGTTAATAAGGAAAGCAAATCCTGCAATCTTTTTACATGCTACTGTCAATGGGAGCTATAATGCTCCATTCTTTGTGACACGGTTCCGGGAGGCCCTTTTTCATTATTCTACTTTGTTTGATGTGCTTGATACCAATGTTGCTCGGGAAGATCCAATGAGGTTGATGTTTGAGAGAGAGTTCTTTGGGCGGCAGGTAATGAATATTGTAGCTTGTGAGGGTAGTGAGAGGGTTGAGAGGCCTGAGACATACAAGCAATGGCAGGTTAGGAACATGAGGGCTGGATTTAAGCAATTGCCCTTGGATAAACATCTCATTAACAAATTAAGATGCAAGTTGAAAGGTGTGTACCACAGTGATTTCATGCTTCTTGAAGATGGCAATTACATGCTGCAAGGTTGGAAGGGCCGAGTAGTTTATGCTTCCTCCTGTTGGGTGCCTGCATAG